From Halotia branconii CENA392, the proteins below share one genomic window:
- a CDS encoding ribose-phosphate pyrophosphokinase yields MNAHRGSAVLSSATLKMQPVATGLTENQRLRLFSGSANLQLSQEVARYLGMDLGPMIRKRFADGELYVQIQESIRGCDVYLIQPSCQPVNDHLMELLIMVDACRRASARQITAVVPYYGYARADRKTAGRESITAKLVANLITKAGASRVLAMDLHSAQIQGYFDIPFDHVYGSPVLLDYLVSKQLSDIVVVSPDVGGVARARAFAKKLDDAPLAIIDKRRQAHNVAEVLNVIGDVKGKTAILVDDMIDTGGTIAEGARLLREEGASRVYACATHAVFSPPAIERLSSGLFEEVIVTNTIPIAETSRFPQLVVLSVANLLGETIWRIHEDTSVSSMFR; encoded by the coding sequence ATGAATGCACATCGAGGATCTGCTGTGCTGAGTTCTGCAACTTTAAAAATGCAGCCAGTTGCAACAGGACTGACTGAAAATCAACGCCTGCGGCTATTTTCTGGCTCTGCCAATTTACAACTGTCTCAAGAAGTTGCTCGTTATCTGGGCATGGACTTGGGACCAATGATTCGTAAAAGATTTGCGGATGGAGAACTTTATGTTCAAATCCAAGAATCGATTCGGGGTTGTGATGTCTATTTAATCCAGCCATCTTGTCAACCCGTAAACGATCACTTAATGGAATTGCTGATTATGGTTGATGCCTGTCGTCGGGCTTCGGCGCGACAAATCACCGCAGTAGTTCCCTATTACGGCTATGCTCGTGCTGACAGAAAAACAGCAGGACGGGAGTCAATCACTGCTAAGCTGGTGGCTAACCTGATTACTAAAGCAGGCGCTAGCCGCGTTCTAGCAATGGATTTGCACTCGGCTCAAATTCAAGGCTATTTCGATATACCCTTTGATCATGTTTATGGTTCGCCAGTATTGCTCGACTATTTAGTGAGTAAACAACTTTCTGACATTGTGGTTGTTTCTCCCGATGTCGGCGGTGTCGCGCGAGCTAGGGCATTTGCGAAAAAGCTAGATGATGCTCCACTAGCGATTATTGATAAACGTCGTCAAGCTCACAATGTCGCTGAAGTCTTGAATGTTATCGGTGACGTTAAGGGCAAAACTGCAATTTTAGTGGATGACATGATCGACACTGGTGGCACAATTGCCGAAGGAGCGCGGTTGCTACGCGAAGAAGGAGCTAGTCGGGTATATGCCTGTGCAACTCATGCAGTTTTTTCTCCACCTGCAATTGAGCGTTTGTCTAGTGGCTTATTTGAAGAAGTCATTGTGACAAACACAATTCCTATAGCAGAAACCAGTCGATTTCCCCAATTAGTGGTGCTTTCAGTAGCTAATCTGTTAGGGGAGACTATCTGGCGGATTCATGAAGATACCTCAGTTAGTAGCATGTTCCGCTAA